A genomic region of Leptospira mtsangambouensis contains the following coding sequences:
- a CDS encoding DUF2452 domain-containing protein, which produces METEETPHHSLTYGTSRLAPKISLVDRAKEIELAEESVQLHLHGKLEVIAGQIRRLKEEAELILKRAEKDIELHKARCQFEKKPGQTIHLYEKENGSYFSLLSPKDWGNHPPHSYKGSYIMNPDRSFTEVFLDSQE; this is translated from the coding sequence ATGGAAACAGAGGAAACTCCCCATCATAGTCTTACCTATGGAACCAGTAGGCTTGCACCTAAAATCAGTCTTGTCGACCGGGCCAAAGAAATTGAATTGGCGGAAGAATCTGTCCAACTCCATTTGCATGGAAAATTGGAAGTCATTGCTGGACAAATCCGTCGCCTAAAAGAAGAAGCCGAGCTCATTTTAAAACGTGCGGAAAAAGACATTGAACTTCACAAAGCACGTTGCCAGTTTGAAAAAAAACCAGGGCAAACCATTCATTTATATGAAAAAGAAAATGGTTCTTACTTTTCTCTTCTTTCTCCCAAAGATTGGGGAAACCATCCTCCACATTCCTACAAAGGTTCTTATATTATGAATCCAGATAGAAGTTTTACAGAAGTATTTTTAGATTCCCAAGAATAA
- a CDS encoding cyclic nucleotide-binding domain-containing protein, with amino-acid sequence MNILEFMQNISTQVYLRGDVIFREGDPHDGSMYCVMSGMFAVTKRLPDGSQEIIKGIGPGEFFGELSLLTRRPRAMTISVVSTNARVGILRDDQFEKLARINTHFLFQLTKSTVEKLHRAEARLTELDKLLEEIKKDEEK; translated from the coding sequence ATGAACATTCTGGAATTTATGCAAAATATCTCTACGCAAGTCTATTTGCGGGGAGATGTGATCTTTCGCGAAGGAGATCCCCATGATGGAAGTATGTATTGTGTCATGAGTGGAATGTTTGCCGTCACCAAACGACTGCCAGATGGAAGCCAAGAAATTATCAAAGGGATTGGGCCTGGAGAATTTTTTGGAGAACTTTCGCTTCTCACAAGAAGGCCAAGAGCCATGACCATCAGTGTGGTATCAACCAACGCAAGGGTAGGAATTTTACGAGATGACCAATTCGAAAAATTAGCCCGCATCAATACACATTTTTTATTCCAGCTCACAAAAAGTACAGTAGAGAAACTCCATAGAGCGGAAGCAAGACTCACAGAGCTCGACAAATTATTAGAAGAAATCAAAAAGGATGAAGAAAAATGA
- a CDS encoding VanW family protein produces the protein MIPLIKLKIKVILRWFGIFLQGGPFQFGLKPYNNSIAIWSEESKLTLPILSSPLKEGKLHNLQIAVTRMNNRVLYPGKIFSFWYEMGEPTIKKGFKEGRVIRGGQVGSEIAGGLCQLSGIIYYLSLELGLEILERFPHSRDLYNEETRFTPLGTDASVVYPTKDLRIKNTLPFPLHFSWNLNESELTFQIQSPLPIKRKKLYFKQTEKNGFSNVQVFVDSETNGKPILCSSDDYKI, from the coding sequence TTGATTCCACTCATAAAACTAAAAATCAAAGTGATCCTCAGGTGGTTTGGGATTTTTTTGCAAGGAGGTCCTTTTCAATTTGGATTAAAACCATATAACAATAGTATCGCCATTTGGTCCGAAGAATCGAAACTCACACTTCCTATACTTTCTTCTCCGCTCAAAGAAGGAAAACTCCATAACCTTCAAATCGCCGTTACACGAATGAACAACCGTGTTCTGTACCCAGGGAAAATTTTTTCTTTTTGGTATGAAATGGGAGAACCAACTATCAAAAAAGGATTCAAAGAAGGAAGGGTGATCCGAGGAGGACAAGTCGGTTCAGAAATTGCAGGTGGCCTTTGTCAATTGTCAGGAATTATTTATTATTTATCCTTAGAGCTTGGTTTAGAAATTTTAGAACGTTTCCCCCACTCCCGCGATTTATACAATGAAGAAACAAGGTTTACACCTCTGGGAACGGATGCATCCGTTGTATACCCAACAAAAGATTTACGTATCAAAAATACTTTGCCTTTTCCTCTGCATTTTTCTTGGAATCTAAACGAATCTGAACTTACGTTTCAAATCCAGTCGCCATTACCCATCAAACGTAAAAAATTATATTTTAAACAAACAGAAAAAAATGGATTTTCGAATGTCCAAGTTTTTGTAGATTCAGAAACAAATGGCAAACCCATTCTTTGTTCCTCCGATGATTACAAAATATAA
- a CDS encoding SH3 domain-containing protein, which translates to MKNLFLIFFTCLFLFQCKKSPTIEVGKNAFISATVLNARKTPKLDGDKVGKLKLGDEVRVLERSENDMDIDGLTAYWYKVQSKEITGWVFGGYLSHTKVESRDAMIAAVQGNFVFCKLPERMECTDTIEFDGESFVYRKFNSYSGINEKLEGVFDVYADHLVFDTKSRLIRPSVFIQFPQTEEERTAYNNAYFEYSDSDIHLVSLSTYPVVGKENIYFAVCGDNLLLMYEKKEKEEICKSEYAFTKSSYSSP; encoded by the coding sequence ATGAAGAATTTGTTTCTAATTTTTTTTACCTGCCTTTTTTTGTTTCAATGTAAAAAGTCTCCAACTATTGAAGTGGGTAAAAATGCTTTTATTTCTGCCACTGTCCTCAATGCGAGAAAAACACCTAAATTAGATGGAGATAAAGTTGGAAAACTAAAACTAGGTGATGAAGTAAGGGTTTTGGAACGATCCGAAAATGATATGGACATTGATGGACTTACGGCTTACTGGTATAAGGTTCAATCCAAGGAAATCACTGGTTGGGTCTTCGGTGGCTATCTTTCACACACCAAAGTAGAATCTCGCGATGCCATGATTGCGGCGGTTCAGGGAAATTTTGTTTTTTGTAAATTGCCAGAAAGAATGGAATGTACAGATACAATAGAATTTGATGGTGAGAGTTTCGTTTATAGAAAATTCAATTCGTATTCCGGTATCAACGAAAAGTTAGAAGGTGTGTTTGATGTATATGCAGACCACTTAGTTTTCGATACAAAATCTAGGTTGATTCGTCCTTCGGTTTTTATCCAATTTCCGCAAACGGAAGAAGAAAGAACTGCCTACAATAATGCTTATTTTGAATATTCTGATTCAGATATTCATTTGGTTTCTTTAAGCACATACCCAGTGGTTGGAAAAGAAAATATTTACTTTGCGGTTTGTGGTGACAATCTTTTGTTAATGTATGAGAAAAAGGAAAAAGAGGAAATTTGTAAAAGCGAATATGCATTTACAAAATCTTCTTATTCTTCTCCTTAA
- a CDS encoding PLP-dependent aminotransferase family protein: MTKYKQLATNLKTEIKSGYYSEGERIPSLREIQSLKSCSLTTAKEAYRILEEEGYIFVVPQSGYFVHPNIRTVISGPQNEFYPAVEADDRIQQIMNTVMDPKLISFGAAIPSDFYLPLGALTSSFKKALRYKEIFTYGDLQGNPGLREWISKRTSIHGYRTNTEQIQITSGCTEAITFSLLSTTEPGDTVIVPSPIYVGLFQILEVLKLKVVEIPYRKEEGISCDEYEKLIKRHKPKVFLFSANFNNPNGILLSDLTKQNLAKISYLYGIHLVEDDIYGDLYFSGTRPKPLVSYFPTEPKGPKSYLCSSFSKTIAPGLRMGWVASKTGIRELSKQTRAYKISENNPTQMAVLQFLKLQTYERHLKFLRSEYQKLTDEYIKLLSFHSAETLEIQKPDGGFVLWIKSPLDGDKLLSESKKIGMAIAPGSLFGLSKHWDKHFRINVSVGLSPKIREKLIQFSKLFLKKRKQ; the protein is encoded by the coding sequence ATGACAAAATACAAACAATTAGCCACCAATCTTAAAACTGAAATTAAGTCGGGGTATTACTCCGAAGGAGAAAGGATTCCTTCCCTTAGAGAAATCCAAAGTTTAAAGTCCTGTAGCCTCACCACTGCAAAGGAGGCCTATCGAATTCTAGAAGAAGAAGGTTATATCTTTGTGGTTCCCCAGTCAGGATACTTTGTACATCCCAATATTCGCACTGTCATCTCTGGACCACAAAATGAATTTTATCCAGCCGTGGAAGCGGATGATCGGATCCAACAAATTATGAACACAGTGATGGATCCCAAACTGATCTCTTTTGGTGCTGCCATTCCTTCTGATTTTTATCTTCCACTCGGTGCCCTTACCTCTTCTTTTAAAAAAGCACTTAGATACAAAGAAATTTTTACCTATGGTGACTTACAAGGAAACCCTGGTTTACGAGAATGGATTAGCAAACGCACTTCCATTCACGGGTATAGAACAAACACAGAACAAATCCAAATCACGAGTGGATGTACAGAAGCCATTACCTTTTCCTTACTGAGTACAACAGAACCGGGTGATACAGTGATTGTTCCTTCTCCCATTTACGTTGGATTATTTCAAATTTTAGAAGTGCTCAAGCTAAAAGTTGTAGAAATTCCCTATAGAAAAGAAGAAGGGATCTCTTGTGATGAATATGAAAAATTAATCAAACGACACAAACCAAAAGTATTTTTATTTTCAGCTAACTTCAATAATCCGAACGGAATTCTTTTAAGTGATTTAACAAAACAAAACCTTGCAAAAATTTCTTATTTGTATGGGATTCATTTAGTAGAAGATGATATTTATGGAGATTTATATTTTTCAGGCACAAGACCCAAACCTTTAGTGAGTTATTTTCCCACAGAACCCAAAGGTCCCAAATCTTATCTTTGTTCTTCGTTTTCTAAAACCATTGCTCCTGGACTTCGGATGGGTTGGGTGGCATCCAAAACGGGAATTCGTGAATTGAGTAAACAAACAAGAGCTTATAAAATTTCAGAAAACAACCCGACCCAAATGGCAGTCCTACAATTTTTAAAATTACAAACTTATGAAAGGCATCTCAAATTTTTACGTTCGGAATACCAAAAACTCACTGATGAGTATATAAAACTTTTATCCTTCCATAGTGCCGAAACACTTGAAATCCAAAAACCTGATGGAGGATTTGTATTATGGATCAAATCACCGTTAGATGGTGACAAATTACTAAGTGAATCTAAAAAAATAGGAATGGCCATTGCTCCAGGATCTCTTTTTGGGCTTTCCAAACATTGGGACAAACATTTTCGAATCAATGTATCCGTAGGTCTTTCACCGAAGATTCGAGAAAAACTAATACAATTCTCCAAGTTATTCTTAAAAAAACGAAAACAATGA
- a CDS encoding Crp/Fnr family transcriptional regulator, with product MNVDHLRKYITEVRIDHFSEGTKVFSEGEDCNGKMFFVFAGKLQVFKRKASGENQYIRDINPGEFFGEMALVFPSPRAATVIASAEDTKVGTITKDIFLAMGKESPGFLSVILHSIISRLTSVEDLISERQEELHILINGMPSLQMEKSTTESVITNEDKSQDLDSP from the coding sequence ATGAACGTAGACCACTTACGAAAGTACATTACGGAAGTGCGGATCGATCACTTCTCCGAAGGGACCAAGGTTTTTTCTGAAGGGGAAGACTGCAATGGAAAGATGTTTTTTGTTTTTGCCGGCAAACTCCAAGTTTTCAAACGAAAAGCAAGTGGGGAAAACCAATATATTCGTGATATCAATCCAGGTGAATTCTTTGGAGAAATGGCCTTGGTCTTTCCATCTCCCAGGGCTGCCACTGTAATCGCTTCCGCAGAAGATACCAAAGTCGGAACCATCACAAAAGATATCTTTTTAGCCATGGGAAAAGAAAGCCCTGGATTTCTTTCAGTCATTTTGCATAGCATCATCAGTCGCCTAACATCTGTAGAAGATTTGATTTCCGAAAGACAAGAAGAATTGCATATTCTGATTAATGGAATGCCTTCCCTACAGATGGAAAAGTCTACCACAGAATCTGTCATTACCAATGAGGACAAATCACAAGATCTGGACAGTCCTTAA
- a CDS encoding FG-GAP-like repeat-containing protein, whose product MKLRTANQFLNLRLLTLGISFFLLNCWANPLTHPPIECLMKLSNFLCPDKDPFRRWSPAQYLLLLPESSVTISNLTNLSIVETGFVVGTAPLGINFVNVGIDNAPPTQVPVMNGTWRYGLPAKAITGTFWTYGSLHTIYAHIPYERSNTIQVRMGTNHDTDGDGYPDLIVSASPGAGSQGYGYVYRTNSLTKQLTTTPMTTLTDGQTINTYFGSRIGSGDYNGDGYADILISAQAYNGAAGRVYEFLSKGTSGIPSQNLNTGGVADAILDANGGDGRLGTNIASADVNHDGYDDAILASPWDDNLFIFHSKGPNGLLTQNITMADYSYLTIEGIIDNFGNYATVGDVNGDGFQDLIVGEHQYSSLTGRIYVFVSNQGTLPNQPQQFLYPPSDPAPGCAAGGGCRFGTIFLLDYFNSDNCIDLAVGAPTFNSNQGIVFVYHSTCDPISPYPNPPVATLLGPPTTSCNVNNCSFGGNLASGDTNGDGLPDLVIGATGASAGIGDVYLVLNDPNTGFRNMNLSAGGAADSLFSGSIANRNFSLGLQFQDTNADGLQDIVISEPLTTNQVYTFHSIRGTVPASQNLNGGGVTSQTLSPPAGTSLGNTIAELRRKAEGYLWALVAKTKEYFGFI is encoded by the coding sequence ATGAAACTTAGAACAGCCAATCAATTTCTGAACTTGCGACTATTGACACTCGGAATCTCTTTTTTTCTGCTTAATTGTTGGGCAAATCCCCTCACTCATCCACCAATTGAATGTTTGATGAAACTTTCCAATTTCCTCTGTCCTGATAAAGATCCTTTCAGGCGTTGGTCACCTGCACAGTATTTACTCCTCCTTCCTGAATCCTCTGTCACAATCTCTAACTTAACCAACCTTTCGATTGTTGAAACTGGATTTGTTGTTGGAACAGCACCTCTTGGTATCAACTTTGTAAATGTTGGAATTGATAATGCACCACCGACCCAAGTGCCTGTAATGAATGGAACTTGGAGATATGGCCTACCAGCAAAAGCCATTACGGGAACTTTTTGGACTTATGGTAGCCTTCATACTATCTATGCACACATTCCTTATGAAAGATCCAATACGATCCAAGTCCGGATGGGAACCAACCATGATACTGATGGAGATGGTTATCCCGATTTGATTGTGTCGGCAAGTCCAGGCGCAGGATCACAAGGATATGGATATGTTTATCGAACTAATTCGTTAACGAAGCAACTAACGACAACACCTATGACTACTCTAACGGATGGACAAACTATAAATACATATTTCGGAAGTCGCATTGGATCTGGTGATTATAATGGAGATGGATATGCAGATATCTTAATTAGTGCACAAGCTTATAATGGTGCCGCAGGAAGGGTCTATGAATTTTTAAGTAAAGGAACGTCTGGCATCCCCTCACAAAATTTAAACACAGGAGGAGTCGCTGATGCAATCCTGGATGCTAATGGTGGAGACGGAAGGCTTGGAACTAATATAGCCAGTGCTGATGTCAACCATGATGGTTATGATGATGCCATCCTTGCTTCGCCTTGGGATGATAATTTATTTATTTTCCATAGCAAAGGCCCAAACGGATTATTAACGCAAAACATCACTATGGCAGATTATTCTTATCTAACAATCGAAGGTATTATCGACAATTTCGGTAATTATGCAACCGTTGGTGATGTGAATGGAGATGGGTTCCAAGACTTAATTGTCGGAGAACACCAGTATTCTTCCTTAACAGGAAGAATTTATGTATTTGTATCCAACCAAGGAACCTTGCCGAACCAACCACAACAATTTCTATACCCACCTTCAGATCCAGCACCTGGCTGTGCGGCAGGGGGTGGGTGTCGGTTTGGAACCATATTTCTTTTGGATTATTTTAATTCCGACAATTGTATCGATCTTGCTGTGGGAGCGCCCACCTTCAATTCCAACCAAGGAATTGTATTTGTATATCACTCTACTTGTGATCCCATCAGTCCGTATCCAAATCCACCAGTGGCAACACTACTCGGACCACCTACAACCAGCTGTAATGTCAATAATTGTTCTTTTGGAGGAAACCTAGCTTCCGGCGATACCAATGGTGATGGATTGCCTGATTTAGTGATTGGAGCCACTGGCGCTAGTGCCGGAATTGGTGACGTTTATTTAGTGTTAAATGATCCAAACACCGGATTTCGCAATATGAATCTAAGTGCTGGAGGAGCGGCTGATAGTTTATTTTCAGGATCAATCGCGAATCGTAATTTTTCTTTAGGACTTCAGTTCCAAGATACCAATGCGGATGGACTCCAAGACATCGTCATCTCAGAACCATTGACCACCAATCAAGTGTATACTTTTCACAGCATTCGTGGGACTGTTCCCGCAAGCCAAAACTTAAATGGCGGTGGAGTAACAAGCCAAACGCTGAGCCCACCCGCGGGAACTTCTTTGGGGAATACAATTGCAGAGTTGAGAAGAAAAGCAGAGGGTTATCTATGGGCTTTGGTTGCGAAAACAAAAGAATATTTTGGGTTTATATAG
- a CDS encoding YidB family protein → MSFFESLKAVAAQAVELVQNNPQVVSGIQKIIEENGGVSGIVQKFKDKGFAEAATSWVGTGENVNIGSAEVMKVLGSESVQELAKKVGLDSDATAGLIGNLLPMVIDKLSPDGKEPSGDITSQLSSLASLFTK, encoded by the coding sequence ATGAGTTTTTTTGAAAGTTTGAAAGCCGTCGCAGCTCAGGCAGTGGAGCTAGTACAAAACAATCCTCAAGTTGTATCTGGAATCCAAAAGATCATAGAAGAGAATGGTGGAGTTTCTGGTATTGTCCAAAAGTTCAAAGACAAAGGATTTGCAGAAGCCGCAACATCCTGGGTCGGAACTGGGGAAAATGTAAACATAGGCTCAGCCGAAGTGATGAAGGTTTTAGGGAGTGAGTCTGTACAGGAACTTGCGAAAAAAGTGGGTTTAGATTCAGATGCAACAGCAGGCCTCATTGGAAATTTATTGCCAATGGTAATTGATAAACTTTCTCCTGATGGAAAAGAGCCAAGTGGGGATATAACTTCTCAACTATCTTCTTTGGCATCCTTATTTACCAAATAA
- the coaE gene encoding dephospho-CoA kinase (Dephospho-CoA kinase (CoaE) performs the final step in coenzyme A biosynthesis.), protein MTPKHNNKTLIGITGSIGSGKSTVLAMFGELGVETISSDAIARSFTEPTSPVIGELVQIFGDVILDTNGAPIRSKIAELAFSDKTKLQALNDLLHPLVRKSFLEFLNSRKEGSIVAWEVPLLFETDAHTICDFTVTVAVSPEVAWERVQSRGGMDYEDFQKRNLSQMDLEKKKSLSDFVVTNDNQREKLKEQIVIIDSEIKKRIKK, encoded by the coding sequence GTGACTCCAAAACATAACAATAAAACTCTCATTGGAATTACCGGATCCATTGGATCGGGAAAGTCCACTGTCCTTGCTATGTTTGGTGAGTTAGGGGTAGAAACGATAAGTTCTGATGCCATCGCACGTTCTTTTACAGAACCAACTAGTCCCGTGATCGGAGAACTCGTTCAAATTTTTGGTGATGTTATCTTAGATACAAACGGGGCACCCATCCGTTCCAAAATTGCGGAACTTGCTTTCTCCGATAAAACAAAACTACAAGCTCTGAATGATCTCCTCCACCCTTTGGTTCGCAAAAGTTTCTTAGAATTTTTAAATTCTAGAAAGGAAGGAAGTATTGTTGCCTGGGAAGTTCCCCTTCTATTCGAAACCGATGCTCATACTATCTGTGATTTTACAGTGACTGTGGCAGTAAGCCCAGAAGTGGCATGGGAAAGAGTCCAAAGCCGCGGCGGTATGGACTATGAAGATTTCCAAAAAAGAAACCTCTCTCAAATGGATTTAGAGAAAAAAAAGTCTCTCTCTGATTTTGTCGTAACTAACGATAATCAAAGGGAGAAGTTAAAAGAACAAATTGTCATCATCGATTCAGAAATCAAAAAAAGGATAAAAAAATGA
- a CDS encoding SPOR domain-containing protein — MKERVFYVINLDKQRIGVLSLFLFALFFSIFFLGVSVGRGKQEEVQSVQKKIEEAQAKSEVTETNIPAPAATNGTDANLGTNAASSLVQGTKSREQTIASQEIPMADVGNHPYFVETSTAKDEEEEKKQQIVDLTKRREKQVVSAKEERFKNLAPTSKPSKSQKLSSQVSKADKTDGKQFTIQLAAFTSRQSAETFLSQLKADNHGKLPAKSFIVVKNGFFVVQMGKSKDKGSLSKVLSKTSMPKDIKSKAMVVSYQPLS, encoded by the coding sequence ATGAAAGAAAGAGTATTTTACGTAATCAACCTAGATAAACAAAGAATTGGTGTTTTATCCCTCTTTCTTTTTGCACTTTTCTTTTCTATTTTTTTCCTTGGGGTTTCTGTTGGACGAGGAAAACAAGAGGAAGTCCAATCTGTACAAAAAAAGATAGAAGAAGCACAGGCAAAGTCGGAAGTAACAGAGACGAACATCCCTGCACCAGCGGCAACAAACGGAACCGATGCGAATCTTGGAACCAATGCGGCATCTTCTCTTGTCCAAGGAACCAAATCCAGAGAACAAACAATCGCTTCACAAGAAATTCCTATGGCTGATGTTGGAAACCATCCCTACTTTGTAGAAACTTCTACCGCTAAAGATGAAGAAGAAGAGAAAAAACAACAAATTGTTGATTTGACAAAACGTAGAGAAAAACAAGTGGTTAGTGCAAAAGAAGAAAGATTCAAAAACTTGGCTCCCACTTCTAAGCCATCCAAATCACAAAAACTTTCTTCGCAAGTTTCAAAGGCCGATAAAACAGATGGGAAACAGTTTACCATCCAACTGGCTGCTTTTACTAGCAGACAATCTGCTGAAACTTTTTTATCACAACTAAAAGCAGATAACCATGGTAAGTTGCCAGCTAAGTCTTTTATTGTTGTAAAAAATGGATTCTTTGTGGTACAAATGGGAAAATCCAAGGACAAAGGATCTCTTTCCAAAGTTCTCTCTAAAACTTCTATGCCAAAAGATATCAAATCCAAGGCGATGGTTGTGAGTTACCAACCGTTATCATAA
- a CDS encoding alpha/beta fold hydrolase: MKVHWKPFTTLILFLFLQIHCAATLHKTGISLERYRSELETKSVLVEGLQWKYTEKTGTTETILAVHGFGGDKDHWTRFSRHLPKEFSVIAPDLPGFGESDKPEGLNYTQEAQADRLYQFTEILGLKELHIAGNSMGGGIAGIFAAKYPKKVKSLILFDNAGIKSPTPSEMQTIELSGKPSPLLVTSPEDFDRLLAFTFVKPPYLPGFLKTYFANKSFANREWNASILKQIRKEGYFLEKKLIEIQSPTLAIWGKEDKVIHYTVMDVLKQKLKPRFESVLLENMGHAPMIEDPKLSAKLVQDWILNLNQQAK, encoded by the coding sequence ATGAAAGTTCATTGGAAACCATTTACCACCTTAATCCTTTTTTTATTCCTGCAAATACATTGTGCTGCCACCCTTCACAAAACAGGAATTAGTTTAGAGCGTTACAGATCCGAACTGGAAACCAAATCCGTTTTGGTAGAAGGATTACAATGGAAGTATACAGAAAAAACGGGAACAACAGAAACCATTCTCGCTGTACATGGATTTGGCGGAGACAAGGACCATTGGACCAGATTTTCTAGACACCTCCCAAAAGAATTTTCTGTCATTGCGCCCGACCTTCCTGGTTTTGGGGAATCAGACAAACCAGAAGGCCTAAACTATACCCAAGAAGCACAGGCGGACAGGCTCTACCAATTTACAGAAATACTAGGATTAAAAGAACTTCATATCGCTGGAAATTCAATGGGTGGCGGGATTGCAGGAATTTTTGCAGCCAAATACCCAAAAAAAGTAAAATCACTAATCCTCTTCGACAATGCCGGAATCAAAAGTCCGACTCCAAGCGAAATGCAAACTATCGAGTTGTCTGGAAAACCAAGCCCACTACTTGTCACAAGTCCCGAAGACTTTGACAGGCTTCTTGCTTTTACCTTTGTCAAGCCACCTTATCTTCCGGGTTTTTTAAAAACATACTTTGCTAACAAATCTTTTGCGAACAGGGAATGGAATGCCTCCATCCTAAAACAAATTAGAAAGGAAGGGTATTTTTTAGAAAAAAAACTAATCGAAATACAATCACCCACTCTTGCCATCTGGGGTAAGGAAGACAAAGTCATTCATTATACGGTGATGGATGTTTTAAAACAAAAACTAAAACCCCGTTTTGAATCTGTCCTTTTAGAAAATATGGGACATGCTCCTATGATTGAAGATCCGAAATTGTCCGCCAAACTGGTACAAGACTGGATTTTAAACCTGAATCAACAGGCAAAATAA